GTACTGGTAGCCGGTGAGCTGCCTGCTCATCGCCGCGTCGAGCGACGGCTGCCACAGCGGGATGCGCGGCACGTCCTCGAACGCCTTCTCGATCATGCGCTTGATCTTCGGCGCGTAGTCCGGATTGGTCGCCTGGGCGTGCAGCGTGTCCTCGACCAGCTGCTTCATCTCGGCGTCGTCGTAGTTCGACGAGTTGAACAGGTTGCCCTTCACGTACGCCCAGTAGAAGTAATAGTCGGGCGTGTTCAGCCAGCCGCCGAAGTTGTCGAGGTGCAGCGGCAGCTTCTTCTCGATCAGGGCGATCGTCCGCCAGTTGGCGCCGGGGACCTTGTCGATCGTCGCCTTGATGCCGATTTTCGCCAGCCCCTCCTGGATCAGCAGGGCCGTCGGCTCGCCCCACTGCGCCGTGCCGATGTCGAAGGAGAGCGGCACCTCGAAGCCGTCCTTGAAGTCGGTCTGCGCCAGCAGGTCCTTCGCCTTGTCGTAGTCGGTGGAGTAGGGGAAGGGCTGCGGCCAGGCGATGGTCGACGGCGAAGCCTCCTTGCCGCCCCACATCGGATTGCCACGACCATAGGCGGCGTTCTCGAAGATCGCCGCATAGGGGACGGCCCATGCAACCGCCTGCCGGACCCGCTTGTCCTTGAACGGCTCGAAGTTCAGGTTGCAGTTCAGGACGTGCAGGCAGTTCTCGATGGGCGTGCCGGTGACGGCGACGGACTTGCTGCCCGACAGTTCCTTGGCGTCCTTGGCCGGGATGTCGAAGGCGAGGTGGATGTCGCCCTTCTCGATCAGCGCGCGCCGGGTCGCCAGCGACGGGATCTCCCGGACGACGACGCGCTTCACGCCGGGCAGGGTGCCGCCGACCCAGTCGTCGTTGCGGACATAGATGATCTGCTGCCCCTGGTCCCAGCGGTCGACCTTGAAGGCGCCGGAGCCGGCCGGATTGCGGTGCAGATACTCGGCCGCCCACGGGTCCTTTTCGGTCGCGTGCTTCAGGGCCAGCTTGCTGTTGATGATCAGCGGGATCGGGACCGCGATGTCGGGCAGGGTCAGCTTCGACGGGAATTTCAGGTTCACCCGGAAGGTCGCGTCGTCGACCGCGACGAACTGTTCGGGATCGAGCAGGCCGCCGGCGCCCATCTGCGTCTTCGGGAAGCCGCCCAGCGCCAGCGCGCGATCGAACGACCACTTCACGTCGGCGGCGGTCACCTTCGTGCCGTCCCAGAACTTCGCGTTCGGCTTCAGCTTGAAGTCGATGCTCATGCCGTCGGGCGCGACCGTCCAGCTCTCGGCGAGTTCGCCCTTCAGCGTGTCGTAGTCATAGGACAGGCTGCCGTCCGGCAGGGTCTTCGTGCCGAAGGTCAGCAGGCGGTCGTAGATGATCCAACTCGCGGAGTAGCCGGGGCGGTTGGTGCCCGGCCGGTGCAGGTCCAGACTGTTGATCGACCCCCCGACGGCCACGACGATCGTATCGCCC
The DNA window shown above is from Constrictibacter sp. MBR-5 and carries:
- a CDS encoding ABC transporter substrate-binding protein, which gives rise to MDIKRRDLFKFAGTAAMGAGVLPFLKVLPASAKAGDTIVVAVGGSINSLDLHRPGTNRPGYSASWIIYDRLLTFGTKTLPDGSLSYDYDTLKGELAESWTVAPDGMSIDFKLKPNAKFWDGTKVTAADVKWSFDRALALGGFPKTQMGAGGLLDPEQFVAVDDATFRVNLKFPSKLTLPDIAVPIPLIINSKLALKHATEKDPWAAEYLHRNPAGSGAFKVDRWDQGQQIIYVRNDDWVGGTLPGVKRVVVREIPSLATRRALIEKGDIHLAFDIPAKDAKELSGSKSVAVTGTPIENCLHVLNCNLNFEPFKDKRVRQAVAWAVPYAAIFENAAYGRGNPMWGGKEASPSTIAWPQPFPYSTDYDKAKDLLAQTDFKDGFEVPLSFDIGTAQWGEPTALLIQEGLAKIGIKATIDKVPGANWRTIALIEKKLPLHLDNFGGWLNTPDYYFYWAYVKGNLFNSSNYDDAEMKQLVEDTLHAQATNPDYAPKIKRMIEKAFEDVPRIPLWQPSLDAAMSRQLTGYQYWFHRQLDVRQLGLGSA